tttggacgagtcccgaaatgtcgttcggtttcgattgggtctcgaaaccgtggtcgccgcgacttaggatttttaatcctcgcgcctaaaattttccggaccgaacctagcccgtgaaaatccaaatttcagtcctaatcgattgagccaaaaatccaaccagtcccgatttgtcaaaatacgtaaccgcccttggatattatacatATAAGCCAAAAACCATTAATTTTGAGTGACATGTGGGCCCCACCCATTCAAACCCGATCAGCCCCTAGTCAAACCCACgtgactttttctctctctcccccctcctctctttcccgtccgcctctctctcctctcgtgTTGTGCGCGACCCCCTCCGTAACCGAAgacatcctcttcttccttggtcatTTTTGTGCGACCAACACCCCAACCACCACCACGAGACCTCCAGCCACCTCCGCCCGccgctccgcctccgcctcggccgccgttcgccgccgCGAGCAGCCGGCAGAAGCCCCCGGCGTCCCTGCTCTGTTTCGGGTTCAGAGCTGCCCAAGCTGCGCCGGCCGCCCCGAGCCGCTTCCGACCGCCACCTACCACCATCCCATCTCCCTCTCTACCTCCAGAAGCCACCCCACCGCCATGAGCCGCCGCAGAGCCGCGATTCAGCCCCGGAACAGCCCCGGCGACCCACCTGCCCTGTTTTTGCGTCGCCCAACCACCGCCTCTGTTCCGGCGCCCTCCGGCCACCCCAAACCACCCCGAGCGACCACCCTCGACCCCACATCTTCCCCCAAGGCCACCGGAGGTTGGTCGCAGCCCGTAGAGCTCCGAACAGCCCGGAGATCACCTCCCCTGTTTTTGAAACCGCCCCTGTTTTACTGCACCGGTTTTGTGCAGCTTGGAACCGCCGCCTCCGGCCACCTATCGCCGCCACCAGCGCCACCCACAGCTCCCCCGGAGACCCCCCGACGTTGGCCAAGCTTTTCCCCAACTTTGGACGCCCGGAACCCCTCGGAACAGCCCGTTTCCCCTGTTGTTACTGCTGCCCTTTTTCTGCCCGGGTACTGTTCACGCCGGCCGGTCACTGTTCCGGCCAGCTCCGGCAACCGGCCGCTAACCCCGAGCCCCGTGCcgctgtcccgaggtgtcgccaagtctttgGCCCGCCTTTGACCAAATTAGAAGCCCGGAGTTAAGTGGATCGGGCCGTGTTTCGTCGTCGccgtcgggccgggccgagttcgcgtcgccgccgctcgagttgagaccgcccgagcttttaaatttgtgagttagcctctaactcttggttaggacgctaattgcgttcggattagattaattagattattaggtatttaggtagctcgattagggccggtataggttagaaacttggtttaggttcgatggccctaattggttaagttagtctaattagttaggattctaTGTCTAATTatattagattgattgattgatctgatcgtttgcattgattgatcgcgagcgagcgataggtcagagacgagtgcgcaattggaattgaaattgggattaataatcgacgggctgcaattgattaatttaattattgaattattggccgtgagtgccggtttggtGTTGATTGATTGCCGTGGGGTCCGATTAGaagttaatcgccccaaattgcctgGTGTGTCGGTCgatttaaattgcgcattcatgtgaccacgtatgagataaaattgcatgtttttgcacgaaaatggccttgggccaagtatttgaacatgcgagtatgagcattcgacctaaatccaagaaatgaactggctggttgtcggatgtgcttgagtggtcatatgatgggtgtaaaccgtgccggtcgtacgggatcccgacaagttcgtaccgtgccggtcgtacggaaccacacgacttgtcagaagcacgtcaattcgtgcccgtgccggtcgtacggatcacacgaattttcggatgccggtcgcagcttgtgacggaccgacgctcctttttggaatgcctgTCTGCTATGCCGTGCCGGCTGCACaggatacatagctttcggtcgccgtcgccggaagtaagggacgatgcccggtcccgCGCGTAGACactgccggtcgtagtgttggggccacaccggtcgtgtgcgccAACCACGCCATTCGCGTGGGTCaccgattaataaatggactacgtgtggtgtcccgtgcatgcaagtgctgtaaTGCTTTGCAATGTGTTGAATCGGTTTGGTTGGTTGACTGTTAAGTCAAgtctgcattgcattatgtgtggccgggagggtaagcttgcatgtggttgaaatatctgttGCGTGTTGATGTGGCTGCTTATTAGGgtgttcgagcgaatcaacgtcctaaccgagcttaggcgttggctcaccgagattaatttctcaccccgtcgtggtaacaattttcaggcggtgatggaggccgtggacgccGATCTTGGAGgagtgtggtaggatttttgggagtagacgaaggattaaccttacccgaccccgtgtcttttgaggtcttagtgagccgccccgaagtatggggttgtatatattttctgtagctcagtagggttaaaatTGGCCTGCTTTGATTGTTTAATGAAACTGTTTTTGTGAATTGACGGTGTTGAGTTTCCTACTATGCTATCCCGCTGTTTTGATTGTTTGGGGAgatttgcacgttccgcatgcgtcgtaatttcgtaggtcgatagcttacccgggacgctatcattcatgacccgaggcgagtaaggtagggatgtcgcgagctcgagagtcggggcgtgacaagaactttcttaccttaagcttaattagcaaaacacttctttccCTAGCCCTTAAACACCTCGGCTCCCACAATTTCAGAACAGGGCAGCAAGCAACCTAGaggaaatcaatcaattcatcaatattccttcgcATAAACGccaaatcatcgatcatacacttcctcaacatatcactccacaccctaacatggctcaaggatcaaattacatctcaattccatcacaaacagTCCCCTCTAACTCAGCAAGAACAGAACCGAAACAGGGTACCCCCCTTTTCTGTTTCAATCCAGCTCAAACAGTCCACAACTCAacctaatccttcaatttatccatcaatatccttgTTAACACTAAGTTCTATGTATTAAGgggcctcaccgaaaattttggctcaaggcgaCACCAGTTGGTCCTCTTTTGGCGCTAATTCGTTCTGATCCGCCATTGGAcagtttctgctcctttgaacacaacagtggttcaaggtcaagatatcattctttttcgcccaaaaatttacagcaacatcatatacatgtctactaaacgtcaccaaaatttgagctcaaaattcgtccgtttagtggtccaATGAAATACCAACAGCAGCCTACCTCTGGTTGAGTCAGTTTCCGGCGACTCGCGGGAGATTGGCTGCCCTGAATTCCACAGTGGCTCAAACGGTGCACTTCCACTTGGAAAAGTTCGACAACAGGCTGATCTTCGcagtggtaggtggctcactGGCTGGTTGCCGACGGTTGGAAGGTTGGACGGCCGGGAAGTTGGCGATCAGAACTGGTCGGGTAAACTGTTCCTGTGCGTGAGGGAgtgaagggaggagaaaatggaGGTAATGGTGGTGCTGATCTGCTCTTGCACGTGAGTAACcagaaggttgaagaagaagatggctcaTTCTCATCCAAATCCTCTTAGGTGTCAAGCTCATTAATTGAGCTCCATGGATTAATGACATTTGTCATtatacacataatatcacactttccttccaattttgcccctctaATTTCTGCTGATATAAATGGAATAAACAAATGACAATAATTCCCTTgtccgattaataaaaatagggtcgaagctctaggggcaaaatcgtcttttcacacCCTTCGTCCGAAAATCCATTTTTCACTGATTTTCATTCCCGACTAGGCGTCGTCCAAtctaaactcattttttttttttaacaaatcttcatttccatttttttttccatttctgagaTCCCATTTCATGATCGATTTCTCGTcgtccgtaatttcaatttatctcgaactaacgggcggctttttgGACATTACGCGTGCCGACTCTGTGATTCTCATcacatttagaaaaattcaaatcacggctatcttggttgtcatgaaatcgCAAGGGTCTATTACTAGCCCCGACGGCCGCGATCgtcataaatcgatttagggaaatttgcaaatcatacgttggttatgcggcatcacccgcgtcccaaccgtataacactagcaatgaatCCCTTAATCGTTCTTAGATCAGCCtcagctctaaatattccctcaacgacccttatggtcaaaatgccgttttcgaaatgaatttcctaggtccacgtatctcgtcacgcgttagcctttccccttcggttagttaactcgcgattgatcagatccgagcgagatataactgaaatacttcaacggatatcttacagtcaaagatctcgaaatgacaggaaaatcAGACTGTCACAAAAACCTTCTTCAAaccatctgaaaaaaaaaaaaaaaaagggcaaaagctaGCACAATTCCAACAATCAAAGTCTTGTTCCGATTCCCTTAAAGACAAAACATACGGGTCTCCACATCATACTTACATGCCAGACTTTCATCGGCTCAAAAATACCCAGCGTGGTCGAGTTCAGTAACCACTGAATCTCTGTTATCATGACATCTACAATAACTGTTACGGTTGCGTAACCACTCACAACGTTCAATTGTGGAACATTCTAAATGCAAATCTGAGGTGTCGGCCAAACTCTCCAACGACCTGCAATCGTGAATCCAcaacttctgtaaagattcCAAGTGGTTTAGACCTTCCACGCTTCTTAGCTTTGGACATTTTCCTAATCTGAGCTTCCTTAGCTTTCTCAATTTCGATAGGTCTGACATCCTTTCCATGGAGCTACAATCCACAACCGATAGGACGCAAAGGGATCCCAATTCTTCAAGGCCGCAAAGCTCGTCTAAACGCCTGATTCCCAACAAATGTAGCTCTTGTAGATTCGTCATGGGCGACAGATCAAGTACATTTGGGAGCAACTCAGGCCCACGGGTCAGTTCATCAGTCCAACTAATGTTTACCGACATCACGCAACTAGCTAATCGCAAGGTTGACAAGTTctccaaattggaaaaattccacGAGTCAATCGTCAGATTTCCAACTTCTAACTCTCTTAAACTAGACGGGAGATTTCGATCATGAAAGAATAAAAGACAGGGGAGACTGCTGCTGAACTCTACTCTTGGCAGCTTTAATGGAGGACTGATAATAGTGGGAAGAGCACTCCCCTGCGCAAATCGCATGCCTCCAGAGAGTCTGTCAGCATCAGCGGTCCATTTTAGACCAATCAATTTCGAGGGAAGCTCCGGCAACTCTCGAAGGTTAGGACATGATTCCAACTTAAGTATTTGCAGATTAGAGAGGTAACTCAACGTGGTGGGCAAGCtagatataaatgtgtatgataaGTCTAGGATCCTCAAACAAGACAATCTGCCAATTCCTACAGTGATATCGCCAGTCAAGTTGTAACATCTACTAGCATCTaactcttcaagcttctccatcAGCCCAATCGCACTTGGTAATTTTGTTATCCGACTTATGCGGGTCATCCTTAGTATCTTCAATTGCTTTAGATTGCCGATTGAATCAGGTAAGTGACGCAAACTTGTCGATGATAAATCCAACTCGACTAAGGATTGTAACTCCCCGAACGGTTCTGGGAGTTTCTCTATCTTCGTACACCCAGATAAATTCAACCGCCTAAGTTTCAGAAGCCCTCCAATTGAGTAAGGTAGTTTGCTAATCTGCCTACATGATACATCAAGGGTCAACAATGACTGCAAATTACCAAACGTCCTCGGAAGTTCAAGTAGCGTATTATGCATGACAATCTCTGTCAAAGCTTGTAGACATCCTATTTCTTCAGGCAACTCTTGAAGAGAATCACATCCCTTCAAGTTCAAAGTAGTTAGGAGCTTCAATTTACCAATAGATGGGTCAATTGCAATTAAGTTGCGACAGTcttcaagaatcaatctctccaaggATACCAACGTAGATAAATCAGGTGTTCTCATTAAGTATTCACAATTGCTGAGATCTAGTACTTTTAGTTTAGTTGCCacctgcaaaataaaataaatactaAGGAACACtctgtagaaaaaaaaaatgaaaagaaatgatACATGTATACAAGGAGTAGGACTCGTATCATACTCTGATTTGGTTCCAACCAATCCATTTCTCCGAAACATAGCTGTCTGAAAGGTCAAGAAcaactaaattagtcaaatgaaAGTTTGTTGCTGCAAACTCGTGAGGGCACCATCGCCAAGAAAACCATCTTAAATTCGAGAGAAGATTATTGAAGTCTCCGACAAGGAACACCCCATTCCCTTCCAAGAACCTCGGGTTTCGTAAATTAGCAACTTCATCGTGCGTAAGAATGTCCCCACGAGATCCAAGCGATAGTGCTTCTATTTTCCTACTTCCCCGACAATGGAAACACCAAGAAGTCCACGTGTGAAGgtcaaaagcaaacaatttcaagcactAAAGTCTACAAAAATTCACATGAAAATAGATTGGTATTCCCTTTCTATACCTCTTTCTGCTTCAGAATGCTGAGGGCTTCCCGAGGATTCCACACCCTGCTACGCTCGCAaggatctttgaaattttcttcgCGGACAATTGCCCTTCCGAGGTCCCGtacttggtcatgcatccaaaaagtattgccatctttgatttttatcaagGACATGAGACAGAGGACTTCAATGGTATTGTTTGGGAAGCATTCACAATCATCCCACATGTAGAATGGGTAGGTTTTGTCCTcgttaacaaaaaaacaagctatatcCAGAAATACTTGCCTTTGTGCATCATCTAACCTTTCATAAGTTATCATCAATGTTTTTTGCACTTCTTTGGATGGAGCTTTTTCTAGCTTCTTCAAAGTGTCTACCCAAAATTCTTGAGATTTACTTGAAAGTGATGAACCTGTCACTTCAAGAGCTAAAGGAAGCTTTCCCAAAGTGGAGACAACTTTTTCTGAAAGGGAGACATAATCATCGGGTGGAGTCTCTCTCCTGAAGGCATGTCTACTGAAAAGCTTAAGTGCGTGATGAAATTCCATTTCCTGTACTTCATAAGTTGAAATATTAGCAGACTTCAAAGGGCCTTCACCTATTGATTCTCCATCAATCATTAGGACATTTTTGTATCTAGTAGTAATGATAATCCTACTACCGGAACCGaaccaattttcttttgctgccaCACTTTTCAGTTGCTTGTCTTCATCAATGTCGTCAAGAACAATCAGAACTTTTTTATTACAAAGTACCCTCTTAATCATGTTGATCCCACCATCCACGTCATAAATTTGGTTGACAGAACCAGAATCAAGAAACTTGGACAacaattgtttttgcaaatataCCAGGCCATGTCGTTCTGAGGACTCTCGAACATCCGAAAGGAAATTGCAGCCTTGGAACTGAGAAGACAGTCGGTTGAAGACGACTTTGGCTAGTGTTGTTTTGCCAACACCGCCCATTCCGTGTATTGCGAGGAACTGCACACTATCTGATTTCACATCCAACATCTTGATTATAGCTTCTACAcgatcatcaactccaactaGATGTTCAGTCACATTTTTATAACTGACATTCAGCTTAGCCAAGACAGCTTGAATTACCGAATGGATCAGATTTCCTTGGCTGCCACAACGTAACAACCGTGTTAAGGACGACTTTTATATCGTAAAATGCTACTCCCTAAGTGACTCAATTGGCCTCCCGTGTTGATGAAATaacaccaacaaaaaaaaaaatctagggtgTGCTAACACCAAAGAGAACTCCATTCTCTCCGCTCTAGTGGCCAATAGCAGTAGCGGCCAATATTGGCCGCTACCTGTGAGGATCCCATTCTTCACGACGAGATGAATAAACTATATTTTCCACCAACAATATTGCAATTAAACTGAATATGGAGGGAAGGGAAATCTACAGATGAGAgttgaaaagttttaagacatTTACCCTTCATCTTTCTTCAAGTTCCATCCTTTTCTCTTGCCCACATCAATGAGAGCCTTTTCCCATGACTTTACTTCAGTGCGAAATGTCTTCTGGATCTGCGAAAGATTCTGTCTGTATAAGTTTGTTTTGAGCTTGACATCAACAGGTTCCACGTCAAAGAAAATCGGCAGAATCTCTTTGTTCCCATTCAATTTCGAGGCGCACTCGACCATGTATGCGAGCTCTCGGAGGCACCAGTGGCTCGAAGCATAATTTGTGGAGAATATGGGAATGTAGATCTTGGAATTCTCAATTGCTCGTAGAAGTTCACCACCAATTCTTTCACCGACACGGAGGGATTCATCGTCCCTAAAGACGAGAATCCCGGCCGCAACCATACCGTGGTAAAGACAATCGGTGAATCCATGACGGGTGTCGGGTCCGCGAAAACTGAGAAAAACCTCGTATGAAGGTCCGGATGACGCCTGTGAATTCGTCCCTCTCTCCATTGTAGGATCTTTAAACACCACAGATGTTCAAATCCCTCTCGTTCTCTCAAGGAAAGTTTGCTTTGGGTGTGCTTGATCTGGGCGCGGTCTCTCAACATGATAGCCTCTCAGTCTCGGGCGTCGTGGAAACAGGGAACGAGGCTTGAGTCAATATAGTCAACACCTTGAGTCATCATCCAAGAAGTTTCCGAGAAATTTCCTAAAAGACTCCATTGATCAGTCAATGGGTTGCCACCTATGCTAGAAGCTTCCGGGTCCCATtcattcaataaaaaatttaagtttgcaagaagaaattatttttcgaagtAATTATGTCAAGTCTTGGCATTAGTTGGAGCGTCGGCCGTCGAGTAAGGATCAATACAGACTCCGCTATATCAACGAcagcagaaagaagaaaatacgtAAAACGTAGTACAGAACCGTTAACAGTACATCTTTTTAAGACCATTGGGAAAATCAAAAGTAGCGAATAGGAACCGTATGTTTGAAGGGAAACTGTttctgagaaaaaaaatcaaattttttaatggtttgatgacaaaaaactaatcgatttacaaaatatgtttttcataaaagaaaaacaacaagttTATACTGGAGGGGAAAAACGACTTCTACTTCTGACAAGAAGGAAGTCACTTTCCCCACACCACCAACCAACAGAAAACTAAGGTTTCCGTAGAAtgacaagaaggaaatcactttccccAAACCAACAGTCAAAAAGAAACTAACTATTTACTTTAAAAATgatctctataaaaaaaatattttccttgatcgtaaatttttcagtgaaacaaataTTCCCCATGTGCATGTTAACGGATGAGTTAAGTTAGTAATGATGCATGAgatattttttccttctgttgATCCAACCAATCTGTTGTTTCATAGTCAATCCAGCATAGAGCTGACAATACTATACCTGGGATGCCCAGGTCCTtctcaaatttcaatttggtgTCTTCCAATCTAGTTGATCAAGTAGGTTTTCGACAGCAACTAATGTAGCGTGACAGAGGTTTATAGGCTAATTAAGAAGTAAAGGAGACTAATTACTTACCCAAACATTAGATTTCAGCATCACCTCTAGGAAGGCATAATACTCTCAAGATCATATCAACAAGGATAACATTTGTGAATCCACTGCTTCCATCCGGAGTGACTTAGGGCacacatggtaacacttctgctttataaattaatttctgattagaagttgatttttctacttcttctcaGAAGtacaagttgatttttttacttttgcttcagaagttatTTTTAAtcagagaaattcatttggtaatgattgaaaatttctacttttgaaacattattaacacaaaattttgtatgaaaaattattatcggtagtcgaaaaatttctacttcatttttaaaattttaaaatttctttaaaaataatttttattattaaaaatattattattttttactccggcggcCGGAGACGGCAACTCCGCAGCTGCGGCCGACGCGGTGGTCGATAGTTGGTAGCAGTTGACGGCAATAGCGACCAATGGAAGTCGATGGTTGGTGGCGATCGTGGCCGGCAAAGGTTGGCGATGGGTAGTGGTTGGCGGTGGCGGTAGTCGACGGTTGGTGGCTGTCGGCGGCAGGATGCGGTTGGCAACGATCGCAGGGGCAATAGGAGACTGTTGCGAACGGCGTTGGGCGGCAGCCGATGAAGGTCGGCTGTGGGTGGTGGTTAGCTATTGGGGTGGCAGCGgtgggtggcggccggtggagatcggcgatgggcggcgatCGACGATGGTCGGCGATCGACGATGGTCGGCAgcgcggtggtcggcggaggcgggtatgatcgaaaaaagGGTGATTGAAAAAAACTTCAGAAATAGAACtttcttttaaaagtaaaaattattacattaccaaatgaatttatgctccataagcatttctggagcagaaattcacttccAGAAATATTATCATGAGCATAAATTCATTTCCATAAGTGTTATCTTCTACCGAATGAGAAAAATAGTCTTCACATTGATTCGTGGTCATAATAATCTTAGGAGGTTAGACAGCATCAATCATCACTGGCGGAGTCGTCTCTTTTAGCTAAGCAAGGATGATTTGACAATAGTGTAGAAGTATTTTCCGTTATTGTCTCCTTGAAGCTTTCATTATACATTTATAGTTTGGAGACATCGGTCTGGAATCTCGGCTATCCGGAAGTTCATCCTAAACTTGTTCAAATTATGATGGTAAATGGCCAATATATATAGTTTTGTTTCTGAGGTACCTGTTTTCTTCAATCTCTAGCTTATGTCTATGTATGCACATGTCCGAGTACATATCTGAAATCTGAGAGTGCGGCAAGCCTTGATTTACAGGTGAAGCAAGACAATGAAAACTATTAAGATAGGGAGACGTGGATACAAAATGATCTTTGCATTTTCCGTCAACGCCATgtaagaaagataaaataataataataagttacGTTAGAATTGTTTGTTAGCAAgccttgaattttttgaatgttttagcactcAATAGCACTTCCAtaataagttttatgattttcaatGCGCTTATCGGGGCTAATActaaaaaaaccctcaactttagcatctgtcccaatttttccaaaactttttttatcataaagaaccatcaacttttacttttgtctcaattatattcaaaacttttgagtctcataaaaaaatcctcaacttttacttttgtctcaattctaccatcgtcgcccttccgtccataatcccCATTAATTAATCCCacatggctcgaattttctcaccgaacttaccaatgaatcctCAAAATTCGGAAACAACAGGTCTCGGGGATACGAGATATGATATCATTCGTTCAAATAATCAGATCTTCATGTTTACTCACTTTTTAGGCTGTTGAGTGCCAAGGAGAATCCGAAATGTGCTGTCTTGAGTGGCATTGTATCTCTCCGTAGTGTGTAGGGAAAGTAGATAACAAAAGAGAAGTTGAGGAAATTTTTCGTGTAAGCTTtcttaagatgtaattcattaacgaagTGAAAATGCCATATAGAATTAATTAAGGGTAATTTAGGACGGAAGGCTAATCGTGGTGAATAGGACAAAATAaatgttggagattttttatgagataaaaaaattggatataatgatGCATGCGTGAGGCTGGTGAATGTCGTTTAAAGTGATGGATGAAGGAACCGAGGATAGAACTGAGTGTATGGGGAAGGATGTCGGTGAAGGAAATGATATGCAAATGCAGGATAGAGACAAACTATACCGAGGCGTAAACGACAAACCACTAGCTGGCAATACTGAGCCGATAAAGATAGAGTACGATCAACACCGAGGTGTGAAGGACACACCAACAATCGAGCTTGATGAAGCGTAGTCTAAAGGCAATGCCACCAATTAAGGATAAAGGGTTTCGGGATAGAAAAACTCACCATCAAGGCCTGAAGATATCACCTGCTAAGGATAAAGGGCTTTTCGGCCCACCACAACGGAGTAATCCATTTTTCAAGGATAAAGAGATCAAGGAGTTATCCAATCTCTAAAGAAATTCACTCAACTGAGGAAAATATCACAAGTTTTCATATTCATCAAATCATCGTCTGCCTTATAATTGATATTTCACCTCATTATATAGAGGGACTCCGACATAGgaaataaacaagaaacaaaaactaTAGACTCACCCAACTGACAACGACATGAGGATTAGATGTCAATCAAAACATAGGGAATAGATGACATGAGAAACAGAAAGCTATTAAACTCCTATGAACTAGAAATGCATAAAAAGTCCTAGGAACTAGAAAACATTAAAGACACAACAACTTGAAATCTTGAATCTTCAGCCTTGCTGTTCTTCTCTCTAATTTCA
The genomic region above belongs to Rhodamnia argentea isolate NSW1041297 chromosome 6, ASM2092103v1, whole genome shotgun sequence and contains:
- the LOC115734090 gene encoding disease resistance protein L6-like, which gives rise to MERGTNSQASSGPSYEVFLSFRGPDTRHGFTDCLYHGMVAAGILVFRDDESLRVGERIGGELLRAIENSKIYIPIFSTNYASSHWCLRELAYMVECASKLNGNKEILPIFFDVEPVDVKLKTNLYRQNLSQIQKTFRTEVKSWEKALIDVGKRKGWNLKKDEGQGNLIHSVIQAVLAKLNVSYKNVTEHLVGVDDRVEAIIKMLDVKSDSVQFLAIHGMGGVGKTTLAKVVFNRLSSQFQGCNFLSDVRESSERHGLVYLQKQLLSKFLDSGSVNQIYDVDGGINMIKRVLCNKKVLIVLDDIDEDKQLKSVAAKENWFGSGSRIIITTRYKNVLMIDGESIGEGPLKSANISTYEVQEMEFHHALKLFSRHAFRRETPPDDYVSLSEKVVSTLGKLPLALEVTGSSLSSKSQEFWVDTLKKLEKAPSKEVQKTLMITYERLDDAQRQVFLDIACFFVNEDKTYPFYMWDDCECFPNNTIEVLCLMSLIKIKDGNTFWMHDQVRDLGRAIVREENFKDPCERSRVWNPREALSILKQKEV